Part of the Methylovirgula sp. 4M-Z18 genome is shown below.
GGCCTCTCACCTTTCACGGCAGAAAAAACGCCCAGCTTCTACGTGAACGATCAGAAACAATTCTACCACGATTTCTCATCCGGCAAGCACGGCGACATTTTCAGCTTCGTTATGGACACCGAAGGCCTCTCCTTCCCCGAGACGGTAGAGCGCCTTGCCATGGAAGCCGGCGTGGCGCTGCCGGAAGCCTCGCCGGAAATGGTTCAGCGCGAAGAACGGCGCAAGGACCTTTATGATGTCTGCGAGCTCGCATGCCAATTTTTCGAAGGGCGCCTGCAATCAACGCTCGGCGCTGACGCCCGCGCTTATCTGCAAAAGCGCGGCATGTTGCAGGCGACCCAGGCCGAGTTTCGCATCGGCTATGCGCCCGACAGCCGCGACGCGTTGAAGACCTATCTGCTCCAGCACGGGATTCGCGAAGATCAACTCCTGCGCGCAGGCCTCATCATTCAGCCGGACGATGGGCGCAATACTTATGATCGTTTTCGCGGCCGCGTGATGATTCCGATTCAGGACAGCAAGGGCCGCGTGGTCGCCTTCGGCGGCCGGGTGCTGAGTGCCGACGCCAAGCCGAAATATCTCAATTCGCCGGAGACGGAACTCTTTCATAAGGGCTCCATGGTTTTCAACGCGCATCGCGCCCGCGGGCCAGCGCATGACCTTGGCACCATCGTCGTGACGGAAGGCTATCTCGACGCGATCGCCGTATGGCAAGCCGGCTTCAAGCCGGTCGTCGCCTCGCTCGGCACAGCGTTTACCGAGGACCAAATCGCCGCTCTGTGGCAATTCGCGCCGGAGCCAGTCATCTGCTTCGATGGCGATCGGGCGGGCTTGAGTGCAGCGAATCGGGCGGTGGATCGCATCCTGCCGGTCCTCAAGACCGGTTATTCGTTCCACTTCGCTTATCTGCCCGGCGGCCAGGATCCAGACGATCTGATCCGGCAAAGCGGCCTCGACGCTTTCCGCGCCGTCCTCGCGGATGCAAAGCCCCTGTGGGATGTGTTCTGGGCACGCGAGACCGAGAATGCTGCCCTCAAAACACCGGAACAGCGCGCCGTTCTCGACAAGACACTGCGCGACGCGGCGCAGACGATCGTCGATCCGCTGGTGCAGAAATATTATCGTGATCAGATCTACCAGTCGCTGCGCAATTTGTTCTGGCGTCTCGACCGCCCCGGCCGTGGCGCCGGCGCGCCGGCAATGGGCCGCGCGGGCATCCAGATTCCGCCCGCCGCAGCGGGCAGCCTTTCACTCTACGAACGGGACTTTCTCGGCCTCGCAGTCGAATATCCCGATCTCTTCTCACAGGTCATGGACCGGATCGGCCGCCTGCATCTGCACGGCGCGCTCGACGATTCGACGCATGATGAATTCCTGCACGAACTGATCCGTCTGCATCACGAAATCGAACCGCTCGACGCTGCGCGTCTGCACGAGGAAATCGATCCGCGTTTCTCGCCCCTGCTTGACAATGTGCATGGGTGCGCCTCGGAGGGTACCATCCTCGGGCACAGGCTCTTTCAACGCATGCCGATCTTGCGCACGCGGCCGCCGGAAGATTTCATTGCCCGCTATTTCGCCCATCTGATGGACCGGTTTCTCGTGCGCGAACTCGAGACCGAAGTGGCGTCGATGGAACAGATCGGCGACTTGCATGACGCGCGCATCGTCGAGTTGATCGATTTGCGCGAGCACGTACGGCATGAAGAGTCGGCGCTCGCGGAAGAGGCGGAGAACTATAAGAGCCTGCCGGCGTCGACGACGTTTTCGGCTTGAGCCGAACGCCTTGGCCATTGGCCTAGTTGGTTGCCTTCGTGTGACGCGCTATTCGTGAATGCCGGAAATATCGGGCGTCTCCCAAGCCAGATGCTGGCCGCCGTCGAGCGCGATCAATTGCCCGGTGAGCGACGGCGTTCTTAAGATCCACTCGATCGTCGCGCCGAACTCGCCCAGGTCCGGCCCGCGGTGCAGCAGCACGGCTTGTTGCTGGCGCATGAAATCATCCTTGCTCTGGCGCACGCTCGGCAAAGTCGGTCCCGGCGCGATGGCGACGACGCGAATGCGTGGCGCCAATGCCTGCGCCATGGTCTTCGTCGCCCACCACAAACCGGCCTTTGCCATCGAATAGGAAAAGAATTGCGGGTTTGGCCGCAAGACGCGCTGATCGATCAGATTGACGATGAGTCCGCTCCGATCCTGCGGCAAAAGCTTCGCGACGGCGCTCGCCAATAGACACGGCGCCGAAAGATTGACGTTCAGATGGGCGGTGAGGCTCTTCGGAGTCAGGTCCGCAATCGAATCGTCTTCGAATAAGGAGGCGTTGTTGACGAGAATGCCGATGGCTCCCAACGCCGTCTGGGCATCCGCCACAATCGGCTCGAGCCGGTCGATCTGTTGCAGATCACCTACAACGACGCAGGCTTTGCCACCCGACGCGATGATCTGATCGGCAAGATCCTGCGCGGCCGCGTGCGAGCGATGGCAGTGAATCGCAACAGGATGCCCCGCTTGCGCGAGCGATTGCGCAATGGCGCGGCCGATCCGATAAGCGCCGCCGGTCACAAGTGCTGCCGCTTTGTCCATATCCTATCCGTAGGTGTTCACCGGCCCCAGCGCCGGTCTCGGTTGGAACTGAGCCGCGACCAAAGCAGGATATCGCCAGCCTTGCAACACGCCGCGCGCCGCCAGGAAGGTCAGCAGCGCCAACCAGAGCCCCGTGTTGCCGAACGGCTGCGCGACCCAGAAAACGAACAGATAAAGGCCGAGCGCCAGCAGCATCAGATTTCGCATGTCCCGCGTCCATGTCGCGCCGACGAAGACGCCGTCAAACTCGAATGCCATCGCACCGGCAACCGGGGTGAGCGCGGCGAGATAAAGATATTGCCGGGCGACGTGCCGGACCTCCGGATTGGTGCTGACGAAATCGATGAAGGCACCACCGAGCACAAAAGCCAAGACCGATGCGCCCATGGAGAACGTGAGGCACCACAGGCTGGTCAAGCGCACGGCGCGGCGAAATCCGCTCTCATCACGCGCGCCGAGCGACTGGCCGCACATTTGTTCCGCCGCCGTCGCGAACCCGTCGAGAAAATGCGCCGTGATCAGGAACAAATTCATCAGGACCGCATTTGCGGCAAGGATCGTGTCGCCGCCCTGCGCGCCCTGGCGCGTGAAAAATGCGAAAGAAAAAATCAACGCCGCCGTACGGAGCATGATATCGCGGTTCACGGCGAGCATACGGCGCATCGCCGGCCAATTCAGGACATCCGCCCAAGGGATCGCGGCAAAGGTGTTGCCCAGCTTGGCGAGGATCGTCAGGCCCGCCAGCGCGCCGGCGCTCTCGGCCAGCAGCGTGCCGAAGGCCGACCCTTGAATCCCGAGCGACAGACCGTAGACGAGCCAGACATTCAAGACGATGTTGACGAGGTTGATCGCCACTTGCACGACGAGCGCAATATCTGTTCGCGCCCGTCCGATCAGCGCCCCGAGCACCACGTAATTCACGAACACGACCGGCGCGGACCAGATGCGGATGTCGAAATATGCGCGCGCCGCGGCGCTAACGGCGGGGCTGGCATCGATCAAGGCGAAACTGATATTGGCAATCGGTTTCTGCAGCAGGATCAGCGCGAGGCCGAAGACAAGGGCGAGAACGAGCGCCCGCAAGACGGTGAGCCGCTGTCCTGCAGCGTCTCCCGCCCCAAGCGCCTGCGCGACGAATCCGGCGGTCCCCATGCGCAGGAAGCCGAAAGCCCAAAAGCAAAAGTCGAAAATCACCGCGCCGGTGGCGATGGCGCCGAGCAGCGATGCCTCGCCCAAACGGCCGATGACGGCCGCATCCGCCAGCCCCAGGAGAGGCGTCGTCATATGGGCCAGGGTCATCGGTAACGCGATGCGGATCACGCGCGCGTGGCTTATCTCGGCGCGCAGGACGTTAGGGGCGGCACTCATGCGGACTCAGGAGCGGTGGACGTTGCCCCTATATCGCGGTGGCACGGCCCCAGATGTCAATCGTCTTGAGCGCATGGGTGACGCAGCTCGCGGTCCTGCCTGGACGACTTGGCTGAGCCTACGCAGTTCCCATAGTTTTTTGATCTTGTCGCAGGATTTTCTTCCAAAACCGATGCGCGGTTTTGCGAATCCTGCTTAGTGTCAGCCTATGGTAAAATTCGCCCAAGCGGCCCTTTTGATCATCCTCTTCGCGCTCACGGGATGTTCCGCGACAGTCGACAGCGACCAGGCACGGATTTGCCGCAGCATTTTGCCAGCGATACATCCGGACCATCCGGTCTTTCACATCTTTCACCAAAGGGCGCGATCCGAGCCGCCGGGGGTCGATCTCGTTTACAGCGTCGCGACCGGCGACGCGCCGGCAAAAAATCACATCCTTGCCTGCGGCTTCGGCGGCGCGGGCGAATCGCCCGACCGGAAGACTTTGATGTCAGTCGTTGAGGACGGCGACGCGATGAGCGACGCGCAAGTCTTCTTCCTTCGCCGCTATTGGCTCGAGACGCCTGAAGGGTCGGCGTCGGATCCGGCGCCCGTCGGCAATGTTGCGAGCGTGCACGAGGTCTCGAATGCCGTCGCCTACGGGCTGCAACAGACCATCAACGGCCTGCCGTTGATGGCCATCTATGCGCTGCTCGCAGCCGCCTATTCACTGGTCTACGGCCTCGCGGGGCGCATCAATCTGGCGTTCGGCGAGTTCGCGACCATCGGCGGCTGCGCCGCCTTTTACGGCGCGACGCTCTTTGCCCCGCAGGGCGCCGCGGTTTTCATCGTCGCGGCCTTGGCCATTGCCGCGTCAGCAGCCACCTTTCATGGGCTTTTCATCGGGCGCTTCGTGTTCGTGCCCTTGAGTGCCGCGCGCGGGCAGATCGCCCTCGTCGCCACGATCGGTCTCGCACTCTTCCTGCAGGAATATCTGCGGCTGTCGCAGGATACGCAAAACCGTTGGATCAGTCCGGTCTACAACATGCCGATCCCGGTCGTGCGCGCTGGGAGTTTCGTGACGGTCGTCACGCCCATGGCGATGCTGGTCGCCGGAACCGCCTGCCTCGTCGCCTGCCTGGTCCTCGTCACCATGAAAACGACCCGCTTCGGCCGGGAATGGCGCGCCTATGCCGACGACGCCAAGGCCGCCACCATGTTCGGGATCAGCCCGGCTGGAATCTTCATGAAGACCTTCGCCCTGGCCTCCGCCCTGGCCGGCCTCGCGGGCGGGCTGATGAGCGTGTTTTATGGTGGTATCGGGTTCAGCATTTCGACGACTTTGGGGCTCAAAGCCCTGATCGCCGCCATTCTCGGCGGCATCGGCTCGGTCCCCGGCGCCTTCCTCGGCGGCCTCGTGATCGGCGGAATCGAGACCTTCTGGCAAGCGACCTTCCCCATCGCCTACCGCGACACGGTCATCTACGTGCTGCTGATCGCCATTCTCATTTGGCGTCCCGGCGGGTTCTTGGGCTACGCGGATTCGACGCCGCGCGGCGTTTGACGGACCTTGCAATCCTGGAAACAGGGCTTACATGAGCGCCGAACGCCCACAAAAGGGGTCCAAATGAGCCAGTTTTATTCTCCGGCGGCCAATCCGCCTTACGATCTGACCGGCGTGCGCACCCGCCGCCTGGTGGCGGTGTGCTTCGACATGTTGTTCGTCAGCGCGATTGTGACAGCGCTCATATTGGTCGCTGGTCTTAGCACCTCGGGATTGGGCTTTCTCCTGATTCTCGTCATTCCGACCATTTTTGCGACCGTCGGCTTTTTCTACAACGGCTTCACCATGTCGGGCCAGGGCTGCGGCACCTGGGGCCAGCGTCTGGCCGGGCTCGAGGTTCGGATGATTACGGACGGCTCGCGCGTGCCGTTCCTGCACGCGGCGGCGCATGGTGTTCTGTTTTACTACAGCTGGATGTTCCCGGCCGTCTTCCTGGTGACGCTGATCGAGCGCGACAAGCGCTTTTTGCACGACATTTTGACAGGGGTCATCGTTGTCCGCCGTCATAATTAGGATTTAATATATTTGAGAGTTTTCGGCGTGAACGAAGCTGCTATAGTAGCGGCGCAACACGTCACAGAGGCAAATCAGCGTGACCCAGGAGCCGCGCAACGCCCCGCAGTTCTATTTGACCGAACCCTCTTCCTGCCCCTATCTGCCGGACAGAAAGGAGCGCAAGGTTTTCACCCATCTGATCGGCCGGCGGGCAGCGGAGCTCAACGACACACTCAGCCATCACGGCTTTCGCCGCTCACAGACTATCGCCTATCGTCCCGCCTGCGAATATTGCAGCGCCTGCGTTTCGGTGCGGGTCCGGGCTCAGGAGTTTGTGCTCTCGCGCAATATGCGGAAGGTGATCGCCGCCAATAGGGACCTCATCGGCTGCCTGGTCCCGAATGTGGCCTCCATCGACCATTACGCCCTCTTCCGCCGCTATCTCGACAGCCGGCACAGCGACGGCGGCATGGCCGACATGGGCCTCGCCGATTTCACTACGATGATCGAGGACTCGCATGTTTCGACCCATCTCGTCGAATATCGCGACAAGGACCCGGTGACGGGCGAGGCACGCCCCGGCTATGAGGGCTTGGCCGCAACCGCGCTCATAGACGTTCTCTCCGACGGGCTGTCGATGGTCTATTCGTTCTACCGCCCGCAAGAGGAGCACCGCTCGCTCGGCACCTACATGATTCTCGATCAGATCGAGCGAGCGCGCGCGATGGACCTGCCCTACGTCTATCTCGGCTATTGGGTCGAGGGCTCCCGCAAGATGGCCTATAAGGCCCGCTTCCTCCCGCAGGAGCGTCTCGGAGTCAACGGCTGGGTCCTTGTCGGTTAAAAGGCGGCCGGCGAATCGAGCAACTCTGCCCGGAGCATCTCGTAGCTCGCCTGATCGGGCGCGCAGATGAGGCCTCCCGACCGCTCGGTCGGCAGATAGGGACGGCCGTCGAAACGCGCCGAATAGCCGCCAGCCTCGCGGTGGATCAGCCAGCCGGGCGCATGATCCCAGGGCATCAATTTAACAAATACCAGGAAGTGGCATTGACCGGACGCGGCGAGGCGATATTCGTGGCCACCGCACCGATAGCTAAAGACCGCCGCAGGCTTCACGAGATTTCGTGCAAGCGTCGAACGCAGTGGTTCCTTGAGCGAGGCCCACGACGCTCCGCCGGACATCGATGCGAGCGGCTCAGGCGCCATGACGCGCAAATCTTCGTGCTTTCCGGCAGCGTTTTCGTTCCGGGCGCCCTCGCCGCGCACGCCGATCGAAATATCGTCGGCAATAGGATCGAGGATGAATCCGGCGGCCACCTCGCCCTTGACGATCGCGGCGATCATGACGGCAAAGAGCGGCAGGCCCGAGGCAAAATTCTTGGTGCCGTCGACCGGATCGACGACGAAAGCCAAATCCGCGTCGCCGAGCCGGTCGAACAAGCTGTGATCTTTTTCGGCGGCCTCCTCGCCCAGCACGAAACATCCGGGAAAGGCTTTGTGCAGCGCATCGGTGATATGCCGCTCGGCCGCCTCGTCGGCATCGGTCACGACATCGAGCGCCGACGTCTTCTCGCGAATCGCCCCCGACGCGAGATTGCGGAAGCGCGGCAGGATTTCCCGGGCCGCGGCCTCCCGCATGATCTCGGTGATGCGGCGCGTGTCTTGTGCTTTGAAGATCATCGATGGCCTTTCATGCGCTTGAGACAAAGCGCGGATTCAAAAGAAATGTCCGGCGGCAGGTCGCCCGTACCTACCCTAGACAGGTACCGATCGCTATCCTTCCAAGATGACATCCCGTTAAATTTCAGCGCGTGATGTGCCGCGCCGTGACTTATGTGAAATTAAGTTTATTGGACCGTGATAGCCGCAGACCACGACCGTTTAGATTTCAAGCATCGTCGCGATAAAATCCTCGGGCGACACAAAGAACTCTCGCAACAGGCGAAAGTGATCGGTCTCCCGCAAGGCGATCTCCGCCAAACCATATTTGGTGAGATGAACAAGCTGAGCGCCGGGATAGGCCATGAGTATGGGCGCGTGGGTGGCGATGATGATCTGGCCGCCGTGCTCAAGCTCCATCGCGCGCAACAATTTCAAGAATTCGATCTGCCGTGTCGGCGACAAGGCGGATTCGGGTTCGTCGAAAATATAGAGCCCTCGCTTGTTCGCGCGCTCGGCGAAAAATCGCAAAAATCCCTCGCCATGCGAATGCGAGAGAAAATCCGGCGGCGGTCCAGTGGGAAGCCACTTGCTCGCGTCGAGTGCCGCTTCGTCGAGGTAGCGCGCAATCGAAAAGAAACTCTCGGCACGGAAGAACCAGCCAGACGTGATTTTTGGCAGCCATTGTGCGCGCAGCGCTGAAGCAAGTTCTCCGCCACTACCTTCTAGCGCCTTGGAATGATCCACCAGCCGATAGCCGCTGCCACCTCCCGCGGGGTCGAAGCCGGCAAAGACGGCAATGGCTTCCAGCAGGGTCGATTTGCCCGACCCGTTTTCGCCGACGATGATCGTCACGGGCTTTTCGAAGGCAAAATCGAAAGTCCGGCCGTGAAACAGCGGCAAGCAGAAGGGGTAGGAGTTCCAATTGGCCACGCGTGCCACATCGAGCGTCACGCGGCGCAAATAAGGGGCTGGCAGGCGGATCGGAGAAGATTTGCGCGCCATGCCCACCTCACCTATCCGAAACTATTGTTCTTCGGGAAGCCCTTGGGCGGCAGGCGTCCAGCGTCGCCGCGATTGCCCAGCCAGTCGGCCAGATCCGCCTTGGCGACGTTGAAGGTGCGGCCGGCGGAATCCTTCCATGACAAGCCGTCGCCAAGGTCGAAAGCCTTGACGTCGGCCACGCCACCGTCCTTGTATTTTTGCAGCCGGACGCCCTTGCCGCGCCCCATTTCGGGGATCTGCGCCAGCGGAAAGATCAGCAATTTTCGATTCTCGCCGATGATCGCGACATGATCGCCCACGGCGGGAACACAGACGCGCAGCGTCACGTCCTTATCGACATTGAGCATCATGCGGCCCTTGCGCGTCGCCGAGGTCATGTCGTCCTGACCGACGATGAAGCCGCGCCCGTCGGATCCGGAAATCAGCATTTTCACGCCGGCCTGATAGGGCATGACAAGGGCGACATCAGCCCCCTCGTCGAGCTCCGCCATCAGGCGGATCGGATCGCCGAAACCACGCCCGCCCGGCAGTTTCGAGGCGTCCAGCGTGTAGACTTTGCCGTTGGTGGCAAACACCAGGATTTTCGCCGTCGTCTCAGACAGGAACGAGACTTTGAGCGCATCGTCGCCTTTGAACTGCAGCGACGACAGATCGCCTTGATGCCCCTTGAGCGCGCGGATCCAGCCCTTCTCCGACACGACGACCGTGATCGGCTCGCGCTCGATCATGGCCTCGGCCAGATCGATGTCGCTGCCCGCCGGCGCATCTTCGAAACTGGTGCGGCGCTTGCCGATCTTGGTTTCGGGTCCGTATTTTTTCCGCACCTCACGAATGTCGGACGACAGAACCTTCCATTGCATGGCGTCGCTCGCCAGCAACTTGTCGATCTGGTCGCGTTCGGCGATGAGCGCGTCGTTCTCCCGGCGCAACTCCATCTCTTCCAATCGGCGCAGCGAACGCAGACGGGTGTTCAGAATATATTCGGCCTGCACCTCGCTCAAGGCGAAGCGCGCTTTCAGCGCGTCCTTAGCATCGTCTTCTTCGCGAATGATGCGGATCACCTCGTCGAGATTGAGGAAGACGATGAGCATGCCGGCGAGCACTTCGAGCCGGTGTTCGATCTCGGCGCGGCGATGGCGCGAGCGCCGCAGCAGCACCTCGCGGCGATGGTTGAGCCACTGCCACAATGCTTCCGGCAACCCGACGACGCGCGGCACGACGCCGTCGACGAGCACGTTCATATTCATCGAGATGCGGCTCTCAAGCTCGGTGAGCTTGAACACCGATTCCATCAACAAGGTCGGATCGACGGAGCGGTTGCGCGGCTCGATCACGACACGCACGTCCTCGGCCGACTCGTCGCGGATGTCCGCCACCAGAGGCAGCTTCCGCTCGTTGACGAGTTCGGCCATCTTCTCGATCAACCGCGACTTCTGCACCATGTAAGGAATTTCGGTGACGACGATGTTCCACATGCCGCGGGCGCCGTCTTCCTTGTCCCAACGGGCGCGCAGGCGGAAGGCGCCGCGCCCGGTGCGGTAGGTCTCGGCAATCTCAGTCTTCGTGTCGACGATCACGCCGCCGGTGGGAAAATCCGGTCCCGGCACGAAATTCATCAGGCCTTCGGCATTGGTTTGCGGATGCTGGATCAGATAGAGCGCCGCATCGCACAATTCGGCGACGTTATGCGGCGGAATGGATGTCGCCATGCCGACCGCGATGCCTTGGGAGCCGTTCGCGAGCAGGTTCGGGAATGCCGCCGGCAGAACGATCGGCTCCTGCGTCTCGCCGCTGTAATTGGGCCGAAAATCGATCGCGTCTTCGTCGATACCCTCGAGCAGCAACCGGGCCACGTCGGTCATGCGCGCTTCAGTGTAGCGGTAGGCGGCCGGATTATCGCCATCGATATTGCCGAAATTGCCCTGCCCGTCGACGAGCGGGTAGCGCGACGAGAAATCCTGCGCGAGCCGCACCAGGGCGTCATAGATCGCCTGGTCGCCGTGCGGATGGAACGAACCCATCACGTCACCGACGATCTTGGCGCATTTCTTGAACGCCGTGCCGGGATCGAGCTTCAGGATCTGCATCCCGTAAAGGATGCGCCGGTGAACCGGCTTGAGGCCGTCGCGTGCGTCAGGCAAGGCCCGCCCCATGATGGTGGACAAGGCATAGGCAAGATAGCGCTCTTCGAGGGCGTCGCGCAGATTGACGTCATCGATGGTCTCACGCGGGGGCGATGGTGGATTCGTCGGGGTCTTGGCCATGACGCTCGCCTAAAGCATTGCCTGAGTCGCTGCAAGTTCCGGTTTTGTGCACGTTGGGGAAAAGCCCCGCGCCCGTGCCAAAACCGGATCAGCGCCTGGAGGGCGGCAGCATACGGGCGAGAACGTCGTCCTTCTTAACGAACTGATGCCAAGCAACAGCGAGAAGATGGACGCCCAGGACGACATAGATGATGTCGGCGCCCCAATGGTGGAAAAATCTGCCCCACATGGAGAGCGGCTGATCGCGGGGCACGAGGACCGGCCAGTCAAAAAGACCGAACCATGGGACGGAATGGCCGCCGGCGGCGGAATAGAGATAGCCCGAAAGCGGCATCCCCAGCATCAGGCCATAGAGCAGGAAATGCGCCGCGCCGGCGGCTAAATGGTTCAACTTGCCGAGGGCCTGGCTGTAACGCGGGGCACCGACCGCCAAGCGATACAGGATACGGATGACGACGAGAACCAACGCCGTCATGCCAAGCGATTTATGAATGTCCAGCAGCGCCATCCGCACAGGCGTTCCAGGCTGCAGATAGGCAGAGCAGTAGAACCCAATGGCAATGGCGACCAGAATGATTGCGGCCATCAGCCAGTGCAGCGCGCGCTGCACGGCGTCGTAATGCGATGCGGTAGAAACTGGTGCGGATTCGTTCGAAAGTGCGGACATGGCAAGCCTGCTTCATAAATAAAGCCGCACAAGGAACTGAATTTGAGGCAAAAATTAGGACGCACCGCGTCTCGTGTCCCCAGTTGATCACAAAGTCCGGCGCGGTGTGGGCCGCTGACACAATGCGAGTTTTTGGCCCCCGGCGCCATCCAGATAAGAATCGTTCGCGGCACTGCAAAAGCGCTGGATTTCGCACCTGCAGCAAGATAAAGCAGGCGCCAGTATCGCCCACGAGTCGTGTGCTGCAACGCACCGAACTTGCCCAGAATCCGTGAGACTGTTTCGACCAATGGTTCCCGCCGGAGCCCTAAGCCGAAATCGAGATCTGCCATGCTTAAGCTCAAACCCCTTCTTGGTCTTGCCGTCGGTCTCGCGTTGCTTGGCGGCCTCACCTTCAGCCTGCAATCGTCGATCGGCTTGAGCGCACCCAAGCAGACTGCAGGCCAGTATTGCGGCATCAAAGTCGTCAATCTCGACCCGGGTTATGGCGCCGGCCGCGAGGAAATGCGCTACGTCTGCGACGACACGCCCTAAGACACAATAGCGGCAGCCATGAAGGCGCGCCGGGCATCGGCCATGGTGATACCGCGCGGACCGAACACATCGCGCTCCAGAAAATAGCCGGTCAGGGCAAAGCCGGCCGCAATATCCTCGACCGGCGGGTGGGCCTCCAGCACGGCACCTTTCAGGAAGCTCGGCAAGGGCAAGAGCCGCGCCTTATAGGGTTCACCGGCCTCCCGGCTGACCGCCCGGCCAGATTTCGGTGAAACGTAAATCAGATCCTCCGTCGCCCCCGTGGCGGCGCAGCGGCTGAGATCGATCCCGAAGCCAAGTTCGCTGAGCATGGCCAGTTCGAAAAGCACCATCAGGGGGGCGGCGATCTGCCTGTCGTCAAGATGATCGGCGACCAGCACCAATGTGTCGTACAGATCGGGGTGCGGATCGCGCTCGGGTAAGAGCCGTAGCAAATAGGCAAGGTGGGTTATACCGCTGAGCGCCTGCCGGCTGGCCAAAAACGTTCCAGCGCGCAATTTCGACCCCTCGATCGAATAGGTGCCGAGATGGTCTTCGAGCCGGGCCCACCAAACCGCCTCGACACCGTTGCCGGTCTGCAAAATCGGCAGCATGGTCTTTGAACGGCCCGACCGGACGACACCCAGATGCCGCCCATGGGCACGGGTCATGATTTCGAGAATGACGCTGCGTTCGCCGAATTTCTTGACGCCGATGATGATGCCCTCATCCCGCCATTCCATCGTCTCATTGCTCGCCGAGTTTCATATCCTTGTCGTAGGCTACGCCAAAAACATCCTTGGTGATCGCCTGGCCGCAGATCGACCGCCCCTGCGCCGCATCGAACGTGAGCGACGGCGAACCGTAGAGAGACCAGCCCTTCGACAAAGCCTCCGTCACCCGATGACAAAAGCTCGCATCGTCGGGCCCGGTCAGGAAGCGATAGATCGTCAATGGCTTAGACGGCGACAAAGGTGAATCAGTCATTTCTAGCCCCATCAGTCCTTGGGAAATTCCAGACCCATTTCCCGGTAGCGCTCGGGATCGTCAACCCAATTTTCGCGCACTTTGACGAACAGAAACAGATGGATGTTCTGTTCGGCGGCCTCGGCGATATCCTTGCGC
Proteins encoded:
- the dnaG gene encoding DNA primase, translated to MPASQVIGRRVKLVKKGREWAGLSPFTAEKTPSFYVNDQKQFYHDFSSGKHGDIFSFVMDTEGLSFPETVERLAMEAGVALPEASPEMVQREERRKDLYDVCELACQFFEGRLQSTLGADARAYLQKRGMLQATQAEFRIGYAPDSRDALKTYLLQHGIREDQLLRAGLIIQPDDGRNTYDRFRGRVMIPIQDSKGRVVAFGGRVLSADAKPKYLNSPETELFHKGSMVFNAHRARGPAHDLGTIVVTEGYLDAIAVWQAGFKPVVASLGTAFTEDQIAALWQFAPEPVICFDGDRAGLSAANRAVDRILPVLKTGYSFHFAYLPGGQDPDDLIRQSGLDAFRAVLADAKPLWDVFWARETENAALKTPEQRAVLDKTLRDAAQTIVDPLVQKYYRDQIYQSLRNLFWRLDRPGRGAGAPAMGRAGIQIPPAAAGSLSLYERDFLGLAVEYPDLFSQVMDRIGRLHLHGALDDSTHDEFLHELIRLHHEIEPLDAARLHEEIDPRFSPLLDNVHGCASEGTILGHRLFQRMPILRTRPPEDFIARYFAHLMDRFLVRELETEVASMEQIGDLHDARIVELIDLREHVRHEESALAEEAENYKSLPASTTFSA
- a CDS encoding SDR family oxidoreductase; the protein is MDKAAALVTGGAYRIGRAIAQSLAQAGHPVAIHCHRSHAAAQDLADQIIASGGKACVVVGDLQQIDRLEPIVADAQTALGAIGILVNNASLFEDDSIADLTPKSLTAHLNVNLSAPCLLASAVAKLLPQDRSGLIVNLIDQRVLRPNPQFFSYSMAKAGLWWATKTMAQALAPRIRVVAIAPGPTLPSVRQSKDDFMRQQQAVLLHRGPDLGEFGATIEWILRTPSLTGQLIALDGGQHLAWETPDISGIHE
- a CDS encoding MATE family efflux transporter: MSAAPNVLRAEISHARVIRIALPMTLAHMTTPLLGLADAAVIGRLGEASLLGAIATGAVIFDFCFWAFGFLRMGTAGFVAQALGAGDAAGQRLTVLRALVLALVFGLALILLQKPIANISFALIDASPAVSAAARAYFDIRIWSAPVVFVNYVVLGALIGRARTDIALVVQVAINLVNIVLNVWLVYGLSLGIQGSAFGTLLAESAGALAGLTILAKLGNTFAAIPWADVLNWPAMRRMLAVNRDIMLRTAALIFSFAFFTRQGAQGGDTILAANAVLMNLFLITAHFLDGFATAAEQMCGQSLGARDESGFRRAVRLTSLWCLTFSMGASVLAFVLGGAFIDFVSTNPEVRHVARQYLYLAALTPVAGAMAFEFDGVFVGATWTRDMRNLMLLALGLYLFVFWVAQPFGNTGLWLALLTFLAARGVLQGWRYPALVAAQFQPRPALGPVNTYG
- a CDS encoding branched-chain amino acid ABC transporter permease translates to MVKFAQAALLIILFALTGCSATVDSDQARICRSILPAIHPDHPVFHIFHQRARSEPPGVDLVYSVATGDAPAKNHILACGFGGAGESPDRKTLMSVVEDGDAMSDAQVFFLRRYWLETPEGSASDPAPVGNVASVHEVSNAVAYGLQQTINGLPLMAIYALLAAAYSLVYGLAGRINLAFGEFATIGGCAAFYGATLFAPQGAAVFIVAALAIAASAATFHGLFIGRFVFVPLSAARGQIALVATIGLALFLQEYLRLSQDTQNRWISPVYNMPIPVVRAGSFVTVVTPMAMLVAGTACLVACLVLVTMKTTRFGREWRAYADDAKAATMFGISPAGIFMKTFALASALAGLAGGLMSVFYGGIGFSISTTLGLKALIAAILGGIGSVPGAFLGGLVIGGIETFWQATFPIAYRDTVIYVLLIAILIWRPGGFLGYADSTPRGV
- a CDS encoding RDD family protein, with translation MSQFYSPAANPPYDLTGVRTRRLVAVCFDMLFVSAIVTALILVAGLSTSGLGFLLILVIPTIFATVGFFYNGFTMSGQGCGTWGQRLAGLEVRMITDGSRVPFLHAAAHGVLFYYSWMFPAVFLVTLIERDKRFLHDILTGVIVVRRHN
- a CDS encoding arginyltransferase translates to MTQEPRNAPQFYLTEPSSCPYLPDRKERKVFTHLIGRRAAELNDTLSHHGFRRSQTIAYRPACEYCSACVSVRVRAQEFVLSRNMRKVIAANRDLIGCLVPNVASIDHYALFRRYLDSRHSDGGMADMGLADFTTMIEDSHVSTHLVEYRDKDPVTGEARPGYEGLAATALIDVLSDGLSMVYSFYRPQEEHRSLGTYMILDQIERARAMDLPYVYLGYWVEGSRKMAYKARFLPQERLGVNGWVLVG
- a CDS encoding inositol monophosphatase family protein — encoded protein: MIFKAQDTRRITEIMREAAAREILPRFRNLASGAIREKTSALDVVTDADEAAERHITDALHKAFPGCFVLGEEAAEKDHSLFDRLGDADLAFVVDPVDGTKNFASGLPLFAVMIAAIVKGEVAAGFILDPIADDISIGVRGEGARNENAAGKHEDLRVMAPEPLASMSGGASWASLKEPLRSTLARNLVKPAAVFSYRCGGHEYRLAASGQCHFLVFVKLMPWDHAPGWLIHREAGGYSARFDGRPYLPTERSGGLICAPDQASYEMLRAELLDSPAAF